agcataaatgagcagggataccagtcacaatcgtAATGGTAATTTTAGCTGGTTTCCTTATtctgtaagcataattttagtGTGCATAACTATTTCTTTGTGCTtaatcagctttatgaaattggacccttgcTATGAGGTTACGTCAGCCTCGTACCCAGATGATACAATCTCACTGTGAATCTTCATTCCGGTAATTGGTCGTTAGAATCCACATCAAACTTAATTTTCAATCGTTTAATTGGGGAATTAATTATCTACGGTAGCCGCAACGCTGTCCTCTCTTGCACTTTTCGCACAGGTCACTGCGGTGAGGCTTGTTCAGGTCACTGTGGTGCTCGTCCAAATCGTCCTGTTCGCAGTCACACAGGTTGGTGGGTTGGTCACACAATGAACACTTCAGCTTCTCTACCGTGTGCGGTTTGACCATGACAAGGCAAGTCTTACACTCTTGACCGGAGGAAGGCTGAAATAATGAAGACAGAAGGGTAAATGAGAGGAGAGGAGGCAATTTGATAACCAATTTGATAAAACACGTTTTCCGACTGTACGtatactttttaaaatctaGTTGCCGTTTTAACGCCTCcgtttttttaagttgttttttttacaagtctTTTATGGCAGGGGCCAACAAgggtaacaaaacaaattcatcaaagcgatgtgccctcccagaccccgCCTATTCAAAATGTAGAGCTGGCTTAGGCACACAAATCTACTGAGCACCGAACAATTTTGCTTACTGTAAAAAAAGCCTTTTTAGCGGTTAATAAAATATCATGTTATGtgcacagtttgtgactggttccctctGCCTATTTTTTGCCAATCAGATAATATCTAAGCATATATGAAATGGGACCCTGATCAAATAGCAGGGGATTCAAATTGTGTCCTGTTTAGTTAGAAACGGTTGCCATGTaccgaaaaaaaaacaagggtaacatttttttaattacgTTCCaccagtttaaaggaacattacagattgATAAGAAcaaaactcgtctaagatcacagatttacatagaACTTACACGGTCAAAAAATTATGATAGTACAAAAAATCTCTTGAAGtgtcatatttgttgagaaataaaaaaacacaacttttcgtttggagtttatcgctcagtgtgCGATTTAACCATTATTTCTTGTATCGATGTCATGCaacggtttttcactattttctcgtgacccagatggccgatcgatctcaaacttctacaggtttattCGTGTATGTATATGGGGGCTTACATTAAGTGCTTTCACCGCcagcaattattttgttagcaaaacaaaaaccaattcataattaatgttcctttaattcgaCCGAAAATCAAAGTTTGAGAGTTTGTGGTATCAACCTACAATATCAGTTCCCTTGTAACACCAAGCCCATGAGCTCTCCCATCCGCGTTTGCAGGTTGGGCACGTGAAGAACCCATATCGGCGCTGGTCACTACCTGGCATAGTTACAGTCCTGGGTTTGTGTCGACGAGGATTCTTCTTCTTGGCAAAGGAAGGAGTGCCGTGTGCAATCGGTCGCCTCTGGTTAATCAAAACAATTAAGGGTATTTTAATGGACgttcaatttgcatcggggattaaGAATACTATAAGGAGGGCCCTTACAGTTACAccaatataggattcgaactgcctctacaGTTACCGGGCTACTTGGAAATCTCGGTAGTCTATGTGAAAAGGCATCTAGAATTCCAAGGTCGTGGGTTGCAATCCCATCTGAATATTATGCCTGtgaataacacacattggtgtattacaaggataaacaaaaacagtgtGAAAGTAAGggaatttgcagcttcttcagtagatttgtattgaaaatattggcatcaaaatcattaaaatgagGGCATGCAATGTAAAACTTCCGTGCACATGAACACATGACATCACGCGTGAACATCTCGTATAATTGTCTAGTTGGTtgaactgtgtttacccattactggcattttcagccaccggtaaggtcACTGGTACAGACTCCAGGATATTCTTCActgatttcgagaaagaaaagcctcgattaaacaaacaaatgcaacAATATTCATGTCTTTTAAACGCACGTCGATatagtacgccgtgtttgttgaCGTTTaataccatagagctatatatactgggtgcgttcgtttagcttccctaggtcgaccccggtgtgtggtgggtttttttcccaggacgaacgtgggtaattatctgcacacgttcgtcctggaaaaaaacaccgccacacaccggggtcgacccggggaagctaaacgaacgcacccatatacCAATCTCTGGTCACGCAATCGGTCTATCCTCGTGTTCATGCATAACCTCACATAGAATTTGTACACACAAGTGGAGCACGAGTCTGTGGAATTCCCCCACTGTGACCTTTGTTTTTCCTTATTCATTATATCACCGGTCTCCATAAGGTGGTTaatattaaaacatgtttccatttaaagccattggacactttccgaacagaacaaaaattaaaagttcacagatttacaaataactcacagggtttacagaaggtaatggtgaaagacttcccttgaaatattattccatgaaatgctttactttttgagaaaacattaaaacatttatcaattctcgatatcgaaaataacggatttattttaaacacaagtcatgtcatgacacggcgaaacttgcggaaacaatggtgggttttcccgtttgttatttttggcgagctgctttagcagaatgCGAGCCTATGTAACCGATTTTGtctgtccgtccgtccgtccgtccgtccgtccgcgctcagtggaaatgttaaagtttttggtttaagtttcagtctttgagttgagttgtttttggtaTGTACAAGCCTAAGTGAGATTGTTATATATACTTGCCAGTAATGTTTAGCTGTGTTTTCCGATAATGTTGAAgttttggaataaaacattgttaaattttttttttcaggctcaaacattgacatctggattttaaagaaccaaactcaaacttaaaccttaaaattttgaaataatttgtttaaacaaaaatcaatctctCTGTCACTGggttcagttgaatgagctgaaacaataaaaaccttAAATGGAGATAACTCCTTATTGGAATGATGTACTGtcttgaaacttaaatcaaatattgcttcctACATATAGAtgcatatgaaaagataaaactcaaagagtgtatcactggttccagttgaaagagctgaaacaatgaaaaccctAAATGGTCATAATTCCTTATTGCCAAGAtgttc
The nucleotide sequence above comes from Asterias rubens chromosome 12, eAstRub1.3, whole genome shotgun sequence. Encoded proteins:
- the LOC117297883 gene encoding ZAR1-like protein, which gives rise to MSAKRCVLNLSGKLFAIYQRRPIAHGTPSFAKKKNPRRHKPRTVTMPGSDQRRYGFFTCPTCKRGWESSWAWCYKGTDIPSSGQECKTCLVMVKPHTVEKLKCSLCDQPTNLCDCEQDDLDEHHSDLNKPHRSDLCEKCKRGQRCGYRR